GTGTTAAGCATCTATGAACATCTGCGGATATTACCCGGAGTCGATTAATGAAGGCGAGGGCCTGCGGGCCGTCCTCTTCATCAGCGGCTGCCGCCACCGCTGCCCGGGCTGCTTCAACCCGAAGACCTGGAACTTTAGCTTCGGGGAAGTCTTCACCCCGGAGCGGCGGCGCGAGATCATAGAGGAGATTGCAGGCAATCCGCTGCTGGACGGCTTGACGCTGGCGGGCGGGGACCCTTTTTTCTCGGCTGAGGAGGCCGTAGACTTCATTCACGAGCTGCGCACCGAGCTGCCGGGCTTCCCGGTCTGGATCTATACCGGCTATACGTACGAGGAGCTTACGGCTTCGCCGGGCTCTGCGGAATGGAAGCTGCTGGCCTTGTGCCAGGTCGTGATCGACGGACGGTTCGTCGAAGAGCTCAAAGACCTTACCCTCTCCTACCGGGGAAGCAGCAACCAGCGCATTATCGATATTCCGGCGAGTCTGGCGGGAGATTCGGTTGTTCTGTGGGAGCCGGAGCTGAGCTTTCAAGGGGTATGAAATTTAAATGTAAAAAGGCACTAAACGCCCGAAAGCGGGTGGTTTAGTGCCTTTTTGTGAAACGGGACAGATTGAACCGCCAGCATCCGCTATTCTGCGTCTCTTGATTGCCCTGCCTTGCGCCCCACCTTATGCTCTGTCTCTTCCGCCAGCTCTTCCAGCACGCTGTCCAGGCGCAGCTTCAGCTCTTCCGCCAGCTCAACGACGCCCTGGTCGTTACGCACCGCCTGGGAGTCTACGGCGTAGACGCCGCCAAGAATGTAGCGGGCGCCAAGCACGGACAGTACCGGCTTCAGCGCATAGTCTATCGCCAGCAGATGCGCGAGACTTCCGCCCATGAAGAGCGGCAGGACGATTTTACCGGCCAGCCCTTTTTGCGGCACCAGATCCAGGAAGGTCTTCAGCACTCCGGTATAGGAGGCCTTATACACCGGACTAACTACAATTACCGCGTCGGCCTCCGCCACCAGACCATTCGCCTTGACGATCGCTTCGCTCTCGAACTTCGTGTGAATCAGATCCTCCGCCGGAAGCTCTGCCACATTGATCCGCTCCACTTCATACCCGCGCTCCCGCAGGGCACTCTCTGCATACTCAATCACGGCATTGATCCGTGAGACCAGGGAGGGTGTTCCGTTAATTACGACTATTTTGGCCATTTCCGCACCTCTTTTGTCCGTATAATAGGATAAACCGGGTTACTTTCCCGGGCATCAATACTTTAAATTAGTAATAATCCTAGCAGACTACACGGAATATTGTCAAACCTCAATTTGCTTGCAAACTGCTACCGCTCTGGTTATAATAAACGGCAAACCTATATCCCGACCAGGCCAACGACCGGCATCCAACCGCGAGGCGTCTGCGACCGGAGCAGCTTCCTGTTCCCTAAGTTTACCGGGTTTCGCCCGTTACCGCGAAGACCAAAGAGGGCCTTATTCCGCACATTTTAGTTGCATGATGTGAATGAGGTCAACCTGGGTGGCACCGCGAGCTGACGCTCCTCGTCCCATGGATGAGGGCGTTTTTTGCGTTTTTTTACCCACACTTAAGGAGCGGATGCAGATGCTGGATATGAATTGGATCAGGGAGAATGAGGACATTGTACGGAAGACGGCCGAGTGGAAAAGATTGAAGTTCCCCCTGGAGGAACTTCTGGAATGGGATGACCGGCGGCGGGTGGCCCGCCGGGAGACCGAGCAACGCCGGGCGGAGCGCAACGCGCTGACGAAGGACGTGGAGCGCCTGCTGCGCGGGGGCGACGTTTCGGGTGGCGAGCTGGCCAAGGAGCAGGTGCGGGTGATCAACGGCCAGCTGACTCTGCTGGAGGCGGAGCTGCTGGAGGCAGAACGCCGCTGCGGGGAGCTGCTGCTGCTCGCGCCGAATCCCGTGTCGGCGGATACGCCGATCGGACCGGATGAGCGCGCGAATGTGGAGCTGCGGCGGCATGGCGCGCCGCCGGTGTTCGGGTTCCGCACGCGGGACCATGTCGAGCTCGGAGAGCTGCACGACATGATTGACATTCCGCGCGGCGTCAAGGCAGGCGGGCCCCGCAGCTATGTGCTGAAGGGGGCCGGACTGCTGCTGCACCTTGCCGTGCAGCGGCTGGCGCTGGATGTGCTGATGCAGCGCGGCTTCACCGCGATGGACGTGCCCGTGATCGTCCGCCCGGAGGCGCTGGAGCGGACCGGGTTCTTCCCCGGTGGGCGGGATCAGACCTACGAGCTGACTGGCGAGAAGCGCTGGCTGGCCGGGACCTCGGAGGTGTCGCTGGTCTCGCTGTACAGCGATGAGATTCTGGAGCTGGACCAGCCGCTGCGGCTGGCCGGAATGTCGGCCTGCTTCCGCCGCGAGGTGGGTTCGGCAGGCCGCGATGTGCGCGGGCTGTACCGGGTACACCAGTTCTCGAAGATCGAGCAGGTGATCATGTGCAAGAATGATCCGGCAGAATCGGAGCAGATGCTCCAGGAGATTCTCGGCAATGCCGAGCATATTCTCCAGCTGCTGGAGCTGCCTTACCGGGTGGTCGCCGTCTGTAGCGGAGACATGGCGATGAAGACCCACAAGCAGTACGACATCGAGACCTGGATGCCGGGCAGAGAAGCTTACGGGGAGACCCACTCGGCCTCCAATCTGCTCGACTTCCAGGCCCGCCGCTCAGGCATCCGCTACCGTGATGAAGACGGGCGGCTGCAATACTGCCATACCTTGAACAACACAGCGGTGGCCACGCCCCGCATTCTGATTCCGCTGCTGGAGAACCACCAGCAGGAGGACGGTTCGATCTATATTCCGCAGGCGCTGCGGCCTTATATGGGCGGGGCGGAGCGGATTGAACTCAAGTGACTTCCCCTTACCCATCGCCCCCTTCTGGGGGCATTCGGGGGTACCCTGCCCTAGGGTATTCAGCCAAATCAGGAGTAATACTGCTCCTGATTTTTGCCCTTTTTTGAGCTCCACCCGTCATACGCACCCTCCTGCCAACACATTGTAATCGTTTTTTCGCCTACATTCACCCGCTCGGCCCCATACAAGCCCATTGTATACTGTTTTCCACATACATCCAGCCCGCTCGGACCCGTACAGGCCCATTGTATACTGTTTTCAGCATACATCCAGCCCGCACAGCCCCGTACAGGCCCATTGTATACTGTTTTCCGTATACATCCATTCCGCTCGTCCCCACACAACCCAATTGTATACTGTTTTTCGCATACATTCCGCCCACACATTTACGTTTGTGGTGGATAAGGTGCGTGTAGAAGAGTTGAGGGGAAGCGGAAAGATGACTATAGTTTCCTTAACAACAAAACAACAATAAACGGAGCTTCCCTCGCCCAAGAGGGAGACGCCGTTTATCAGCATATAAATAACATGTAGTTTACATGATTTTCAGAAAACATAACTACCTTCGCCTAAAATCTATTAAAATTTTATATTATTCATTGTTTCCAGCTAAGATTTTATGCAACTTTAACAAATATTGACGAAAAATTGCGCTAGATTCATATTATCTCTATTATAATAGAGTACGAATGATATTTTATGGGGAGGTATACTCACATGAAACTTTCTTCACAATGCAGGAAGCCGCTCAGTCTGTTCCTGGCGGTAGCATTGCTATTAACCGGGATCTTCCCGGGATTGTCCACAGGCTCAGGGACGGCCTCGGCAGAGCCGATCATAGCAGCCGACACTGCTGCGGTCACTGCCGCCATCCAAGCTCCAGCGGTTACGGCATCCCCTGCCGCAGGCACTAAGATCGCTACAGGGTCAAAGATTACTTTAAACACCTCTGTAACGGCAAGCGTGTACTACAGCGTCTATGCTGACAACAGCACTACCGCAGAAGTTGCAGACCAATTGTATACTGCCCCAATCAGCGTTCATTCCGGTATTACCTCTCTTAAGATTACAGCTTATTCCTTATTACCCGATTCAGAGAAAGGTCCAACATCCACTTTTGAATACAGCGTAGCCCCTGCACTCGCAGGTCTGAAGATTAACCAGATTCAAGGCGCAGGACATATCTCCCCTTATGTGGATGCTATGGTCACTGACGTTAAGGGAATCGTTACCTACATTAAGGATGCAGACAGCTTCTATATCCAGTCTGCGGCCGCTGATATGGATAACGATATCAAGACCTCGGAAGCCATTCAAATCTATCAGAAGGGAAAAAGCAGTGCCGTTAAACCAGGCGATGCAGTCACGGTAGACGGAGTTGTCAAGGAATTTGGCCGCACCGGACAATTATCTGCCACACAGATTACCGCCAGCCAAACCACGGTTGTCAGCAGCGGTAATCCGCTTCCGGCCCCCACCCTGCTGGGCACCGGCGGACGCCTCATCCCAACGGCTGTAATCGACGATGATGGCCTGAATCCGGCCAAGTTCGAGCCAGCCACCGATGCCATCGACTTCTATGAGAGCCTGGAAGGGATGCGGCTGGAGCTTGCCAAGCCGACCACCGTGGGCCCGGCAGTCTACTATGCTTCCAGCAGTACTTTTGAAATCCCGGTGGTGACCGTCAACGGTACGGGCAACACGACTGAAGTGACTTCCCCTGCCGGCGGACTGGTATTGACGGGTGCCGACTTTAACCCGCAGCGCCTGATTCTCTCGGTGAAGACCGCTCCGGTACTCACTACAGGCCAGCAGTTCTTGGGCAATGTCACCGGTATTCTGACCTATGACTACGGCAAATTCCTGATTTCTACGGAAACAGACGGCCTGCCGGATGTCTCCCCAAGCAAGCTGAAGCGGGAAGTAACCTCCCTCTCTTCGGGAGAAGCGGACAAGCTCAATATTGCTTCTTTTAATATAGAGAACTTCTCCCAGCACAATGATCCAGCCAAAATCACCAACGTGGCTAAGGACATCGTCGTCAATCTCAAAACACCGGACATTATCGGCCTGACAGAAGTGCAGGATAACGATGGAACCGGCAAAGGCGGAACAGATGCCAGCGAAAGCTACAAAGCCCTGATCGCTGCCATTACAGCCATTGACGGCGGTGCATCTAACTATGGTTACACGGATATCGCCCCGCAGAACAACCAGGATGGCGGCGTTCCAGACGGCAATATCCGCTCAGGCTTCCTGTACAATATGAACCGCGTCACTCTGAAACCGGGCACACCCGGAACAGCTACAGACGCTGTGAGCTATGCCGCAGGCTCTGGCCTCAGCCTGAATCCGGGCCGCATTGATCCGGAGAATGAAGCCTTCAAAGAGTCGCGCAAGCCGCTGGCTGCCGAGTTCCTTTTCGGGGGTAAAGAAATTATCGTCATTGCTAATCACTTCAACTCCAAGAGCAGCGACAGCTATCTGTTCGGTTCCGTTCAGCCTCCGGTCTTCTCGACTGAAATTCAGCGGGCCAAGATTGCCAAGGTGGTAGGCAGCTTCGCTGAGGATGTGCTTCAGAAGAACCCTAAGGCCAATCTTGTCGTGCTGGGCGATCTGAATGACTTCCAGTTCTCAGATACGCTCAATATCCTCAAGGGCAGTGCACTTACGAATCTTGTAAATACCCTGCCGCTGAATGAACGGTATTCCTACAATTTCCAGGGCAACTCCCAGACGCTGGATCATATCCTCGTCAATAACCGGCTGGCTTCTGCCAGCAAGCTTGATATCGTGCATATTAATGCCGATTTTGCAGATCCGGGAGATTATCCGAAGGGCACTGTATCTGATGCCGACGGCATCCGGATCAGCGACCATGACCCGCTGCTCGCACAGATTGACTTCGGTACTACAGATTTCAATCTGCGCGTCCTGCATACGAACGATACCCATAGCCATCTGGAGAATATCACCAAGCGTACCTCCGCCATCAGCAGTGAACGGACAGGCAATACGGTGCTGCTGGATGCGGGTGACGTCTTCTCCGGAACCCTGTATTTCAACCAGTTCAAGGGTCAGGCAGACATCAAATTCATGAACAATATCGGCTATGATGCGATGACCTTCGGCAATCATGAGTTTGACATGAATAAGGAGAATCCGGAAATCCTGCGGAATTTCGTGACGGCGGCCAAGTTCCCGTTCGCCAGCTCCAATATTGATTTCACTACGAAGGGCAGCGAGCTTGCCGATCTCTATCATGAGATGACCGGTATTCTTGAGACAGATGAGACCAAGAGTACGGCCAAAGACGGCCATATTTACCCTTCTGTCATCAAGGACGTCTATGGAGAGAAGGTCGGAATCTTCGGCTTGACAACTGAGGATACCGTTGGCCTGGCGTCTCCCGGCGACAAGATTATTTTCAAGGATCATGTAGACAGCGCGAAGCGTACCGTCAAGGCGCTTGAAGACCAGGGCATCAACAAGATTATCGCCGTCACACATCTGGGGTACACCGTGGATCAGGAGCTGGCCAAGGCCGTTCCGGGGATCGACATTATTGTCGGCGGACATTCCCATACGAAGATCGATAACCCGCCAACTCCTGTGGTAATTGCAGGTACGGACAAGAATGTCCTGATTGTGCAGACCGGCGAATACAGCCAGTTCCTCGGTGAGCTGGATGTGACCTTTAATGACCAAGGCGAGGTTAAGGCTTATCAAGGCAAATTGCTGGATGTGAATCTGTTCGGTGAAGATGTTGCTGCCAAAAAAATTCTTGCCCCATACGATGCTGAATTGGAAACAGTCCGTAGCCAGGTTGTAGGCCGCTCGGACGTTGATCTCTACACCAACCGTGACATTGACGGGAAATCCGTCCGCGTGGTGCGTAAGGAAGAGACCCCAATCGGCAACATGATTGCTGACAGTGTTGCGGAGAAAGTAACTGAGCTAATGCCTAACTTCGTGTCCAAGGAGGACCAGAGTACGATCAAAGGCGTCGTCGCCATCCAGAACGGCGGAGGCATTCGCGCAGCGATTGACAAGGGCGATATTACGATGGGCGAGGTGTTGACCACACTCCCATTCAATAACAGCCTGGTTGCCCTGAAGGTCACTGGCGCAGAGATCATCTCTTCCCTGGAGAACGCAGTCAGCGGCCTGGAGTCCGACCAGGGACGGTTCGCTCATGTCTCAGGGATGAAATACACGTATGATTCGACCAAAAAGCCGGAGATTGTGAGTTCTTTGACCGGTCAGGTGACCCAGACCGGGGAGCGCATCATCTCCGTTGAGATCAAGCAGGCGGACGGGACTTATCTGCCGGTTGATCCGGCAGGCTATTATATTCTGTCCACGAACTCCTTCATGGCTGGCGGCGGAGACTTCTACCGTGCACTGGCTTCAGCCAAGGCGGATGGACGTTATTATGAGCTGGGCCTGCCTGACTTTGAGGTGCTGCTGGCTTATCTGAAGAACCATAAACCGGTCACCTCCAAGCTTGAAGGACGGATCACTGATCTGAAGGGAGCCGCTCCAAATCCAAGTCCGACTACAACACCGGCACCAACCACGAATCCGGGAGGATCTAATCCGGGAGGCTCCGGGGGAGTGACGCCTACGGCAACGCCATCGGCCACCCCTGCTCCAAGCGCGGGAGCAGCGCCGCAGATTACCACATTTACTGCAGCGGATCTCACCGCTAAGCTTGCAGCCCTGCCTGCCGGTACGAATGAGCTGAAGCTTCCGCTCACGGCTTCAGCAGGCGGCGCCCAGGCTGTGCTGCCAGGCAGCGTGCTGGTGCAGCAGGCGGCGGCACAACCGGACACAGTGTTGACCTTCATCTCTACCGGCGGTGCTTCTTATTCCCTGCCGCTGAGTCTTATCAACGGGACGGCTCTGGCCGCCCGGCTTGGCACCAGTGATTTCACAATTACCGTATCATTGCTTCAGGCAGATACCGCTATACTGGACAGCCTGAACAAAGCTATCGCCGCGCAGGCAGGTACGATCACTGTTGCTGCACCAGTCATTGAATTCAGTGTTACTGCCCAGGCAGGCACTACAAGCGTTCCGCTGAACAGCTTCGGCAGCATTTATGTGAAGCGGACCCTCACGGCTACAGGTGCACTTGATGCCAAGGGCGCGACCGGTGTCGCCTTTGACCCGGCCACAGGTAAGCTATCCTTCGTGCCTTCGGTCTTCGCTAGTCCGGCAGACGGACATACGGAAGTAACGATCAAGCGCAACAGCAACAGCTATTATACTGTGGTGAAGTCATCCAAGACCTTCGGTGACACTACCGGACACTGGGCACAATCCGCTATTGAGCTGCTGGCCTCGAAGCTGGTGATTACCGGCACCAGCAGTACCGCTTTCTCGCCTGCCCAGTCCATAACACGGGCCGAGTTCGCAGCGTTGATTACCCGTTCCCTGGGCCTTGCCCCGGCAGCAACAGCAACGGCCTTCAGTGACGTCCGTGCAGGCGCATGGTACACGGATGCTGTACAGACCGCGGCTTCCGCAGGTCTGATTACCGGATATACCGACGGCAGCTTCAAGCCGGGCAGCCCGATTACCCGGCAGGAGATGGCAGCCGTCCTGTCCAAAGCCATGAAATACACCGGCAAGACCCTGACGTCCGATCCGGCTGTACTGGCTAAATTCCGCGATGCCTCAAGCATCCCGGCCTGGTCCAGAGCAGCGGTAGCAGAGATCGCCGCCGCAGGCATTATTCAGGGAACCCCTGATGGTGCGTTCGCTCCGGCGAAGCTGGCTACCCGTGCGGAAGCAGCTACGATGCTGGAGAAGACCTTGAAGTCGCTGCAATTCATTAACTAACACACGCACGCCACAGCGTTATACGAGGTTTAAATCAGTAAAGGCGGTTCCCAAGGCGCATGATGCGCTGCGGGAACCGCCTTTTTTGATAGATAAGTATTTTTATGTTTTGGAGTCCCCGCAAAGCGCCTGAGCCACATCCTCCGTCAAAAGAATCATTTGCCAAAGAAGAAATGTTCGTTTATTATAAAACTAATAAATGTTCTATATACATAGAACCAACACCTTTACCACACCAGAAAGCAGGAATTTCTTATGGAATATAAATTAACCGTAGACTTCGCGCCTATCTATGAATGTATTACCAGCCTCAACGCTTTTATCGGCAAGCAAAATCATACGGCTATGGATGCCGGTACTCCCTGGGTCCGTCTGGTCCAGACGCAGTTCGCCCCTGTCATGCTCCAGCGTATGAAGGAGGTGCTGAAGCTCACCGATAATTTCAGTCTATCCCCCTACATCTGGAGCTGTCCCGGAGAGCGTACGCCGGAGGAATTCCTGCATTGGTTCGAAGACTTGTCTCCGGGGGAGCTCTACGACATTGCCGGGAGGTTCGGGCAGAGTGTGCCTGCGAATCTTGCCGGACTGCGGGATGCTGCGGCTGAAGTAATCCGGGTGTGGAATGACAGCTACTTCAGCAGCATTGATCCGGCCATCCTAGAAGGGTTGCGGCAGGAGGCCGGAGCACGGACAGCGATGCTGAACGGCACGAATGATATGGACGTCTACGAAGCAGCTACCGAAGGGATGCGGCTCTATCCGTCGGAGACGCTGAAGCGGGTTATTATCACTCCGCAGTATCATGCCCGTCCGCTGGTCATCTCCTCTCAATATGATGAGTTTGTGTTCACCAGCTACTCCTGCGATGCGCTACCACCCGGAGAAGGACGTCCTGCTGCCGCGCTCCTGCGGCTTACCCGGGCGTTATCAGATGAGACCCGGCTGTTCATTCTCCGGCAGCTTACCGGACGACAGATGAATTTCACAGAGATTGTGAAGGCGGTTAAGCTGTCCAAAAGCACGATTCACTACCACCTGATCGCGCTGCGCGCTGCAGGTCTGGTCATCGTTCACACCAGCGGCAAAAGTGTCTCCTACAGCCTGCGGCTGGAGGCTCTGGATGATCTGCCCGGGCAAATTGAGGATTACCTGAAGGGGTGAGCGGGTTGCAGAAACGGAGCTATTACGGATTGTTATCCACGGTTTCACTCAGCGCCTTCGGCGATGCCTTTGGGCTGCTGGCCATGGAGTGGCTGGTCTATGACCTGACCGGCTCCAAGGTTGCGATGGGGGCGCTTGCGCTCAGCTCCATGATTCCTGAGCAGGTGCTCCGCCTGCTCGGCTCGCCGCTGTCCGACCGGCTGCCCCGCGTGCGCTTCATGGCCTGTCTTGCCGTACTGCGGCTGCTGGCGCTCCTGCTTCCGCTTGGCATGGGACTCGCCGGCCATCTCCAGCTCTGGCAGCTGTTCGCGGCCGCCAGCCTGAGCGGAGCCTGCTCCGCGCTGTTCCTGCCGACGGCTATGGCTATTATCCCCGGGATCGCCGGGACCGGCAAGCTGATGCGCGCCTTCGCCATCATTGACGGCTGCAAGGGGGCCGCCGCACTGCTTGGACCGGCGCTTGCCGGCATCCTGACCGCGGCCAGCGGGGCTTTGCCGGCGCTCGGGGTCAATGCCGTCTGTTATATGGCTGCAATCGCCATGCTGCTGTGGCTGCCCCGGATGAGCAAGCCCGCCGGTCCGCCTGCTGCCGTCTCCGTGTCCGGCTATCTGCGGGAGGTGGCCGAAGGCTTCTCGTTCTACCGGCGCTTCCCGGCCATGCTGACGATCATGATGATGGCTGCCGTCAGCAACCTTAGCTCCACAGCTATATGGACGATGATGGTCCCTTATGTCCGCGAGGTG
The window above is part of the Paenibacillus sp. FSL H8-0048 genome. Proteins encoded here:
- the nrdG gene encoding anaerobic ribonucleoside-triphosphate reductase activating protein, which produces MNICGYYPESINEGEGLRAVLFISGCRHRCPGCFNPKTWNFSFGEVFTPERRREIIEEIAGNPLLDGLTLAGGDPFFSAEEAVDFIHELRTELPGFPVWIYTGYTYEELTASPGSAEWKLLALCQVVIDGRFVEELKDLTLSYRGSSNQRIIDIPASLAGDSVVLWEPELSFQGV
- the ssuE gene encoding NADPH-dependent FMN reductase; the encoded protein is MAKIVVINGTPSLVSRINAVIEYAESALRERGYEVERINVAELPAEDLIHTKFESEAIVKANGLVAEADAVIVVSPVYKASYTGVLKTFLDLVPQKGLAGKIVLPLFMGGSLAHLLAIDYALKPVLSVLGARYILGGVYAVDSQAVRNDQGVVELAEELKLRLDSVLEELAEETEHKVGRKAGQSRDAE
- the serS gene encoding serine--tRNA ligase, translating into MLDMNWIRENEDIVRKTAEWKRLKFPLEELLEWDDRRRVARRETEQRRAERNALTKDVERLLRGGDVSGGELAKEQVRVINGQLTLLEAELLEAERRCGELLLLAPNPVSADTPIGPDERANVELRRHGAPPVFGFRTRDHVELGELHDMIDIPRGVKAGGPRSYVLKGAGLLLHLAVQRLALDVLMQRGFTAMDVPVIVRPEALERTGFFPGGRDQTYELTGEKRWLAGTSEVSLVSLYSDEILELDQPLRLAGMSACFRREVGSAGRDVRGLYRVHQFSKIEQVIMCKNDPAESEQMLQEILGNAEHILQLLELPYRVVAVCSGDMAMKTHKQYDIETWMPGREAYGETHSASNLLDFQARRSGIRYRDEDGRLQYCHTLNNTAVATPRILIPLLENHQQEDGSIYIPQALRPYMGGAERIELK
- a CDS encoding S-layer homology domain-containing protein, with product MKLSSQCRKPLSLFLAVALLLTGIFPGLSTGSGTASAEPIIAADTAAVTAAIQAPAVTASPAAGTKIATGSKITLNTSVTASVYYSVYADNSTTAEVADQLYTAPISVHSGITSLKITAYSLLPDSEKGPTSTFEYSVAPALAGLKINQIQGAGHISPYVDAMVTDVKGIVTYIKDADSFYIQSAAADMDNDIKTSEAIQIYQKGKSSAVKPGDAVTVDGVVKEFGRTGQLSATQITASQTTVVSSGNPLPAPTLLGTGGRLIPTAVIDDDGLNPAKFEPATDAIDFYESLEGMRLELAKPTTVGPAVYYASSSTFEIPVVTVNGTGNTTEVTSPAGGLVLTGADFNPQRLILSVKTAPVLTTGQQFLGNVTGILTYDYGKFLISTETDGLPDVSPSKLKREVTSLSSGEADKLNIASFNIENFSQHNDPAKITNVAKDIVVNLKTPDIIGLTEVQDNDGTGKGGTDASESYKALIAAITAIDGGASNYGYTDIAPQNNQDGGVPDGNIRSGFLYNMNRVTLKPGTPGTATDAVSYAAGSGLSLNPGRIDPENEAFKESRKPLAAEFLFGGKEIIVIANHFNSKSSDSYLFGSVQPPVFSTEIQRAKIAKVVGSFAEDVLQKNPKANLVVLGDLNDFQFSDTLNILKGSALTNLVNTLPLNERYSYNFQGNSQTLDHILVNNRLASASKLDIVHINADFADPGDYPKGTVSDADGIRISDHDPLLAQIDFGTTDFNLRVLHTNDTHSHLENITKRTSAISSERTGNTVLLDAGDVFSGTLYFNQFKGQADIKFMNNIGYDAMTFGNHEFDMNKENPEILRNFVTAAKFPFASSNIDFTTKGSELADLYHEMTGILETDETKSTAKDGHIYPSVIKDVYGEKVGIFGLTTEDTVGLASPGDKIIFKDHVDSAKRTVKALEDQGINKIIAVTHLGYTVDQELAKAVPGIDIIVGGHSHTKIDNPPTPVVIAGTDKNVLIVQTGEYSQFLGELDVTFNDQGEVKAYQGKLLDVNLFGEDVAAKKILAPYDAELETVRSQVVGRSDVDLYTNRDIDGKSVRVVRKEETPIGNMIADSVAEKVTELMPNFVSKEDQSTIKGVVAIQNGGGIRAAIDKGDITMGEVLTTLPFNNSLVALKVTGAEIISSLENAVSGLESDQGRFAHVSGMKYTYDSTKKPEIVSSLTGQVTQTGERIISVEIKQADGTYLPVDPAGYYILSTNSFMAGGGDFYRALASAKADGRYYELGLPDFEVLLAYLKNHKPVTSKLEGRITDLKGAAPNPSPTTTPAPTTNPGGSNPGGSGGVTPTATPSATPAPSAGAAPQITTFTAADLTAKLAALPAGTNELKLPLTASAGGAQAVLPGSVLVQQAAAQPDTVLTFISTGGASYSLPLSLINGTALAARLGTSDFTITVSLLQADTAILDSLNKAIAAQAGTITVAAPVIEFSVTAQAGTTSVPLNSFGSIYVKRTLTATGALDAKGATGVAFDPATGKLSFVPSVFASPADGHTEVTIKRNSNSYYTVVKSSKTFGDTTGHWAQSAIELLASKLVITGTSSTAFSPAQSITRAEFAALITRSLGLAPAATATAFSDVRAGAWYTDAVQTAASAGLITGYTDGSFKPGSPITRQEMAAVLSKAMKYTGKTLTSDPAVLAKFRDASSIPAWSRAAVAEIAAAGIIQGTPDGAFAPAKLATRAEAATMLEKTLKSLQFIN
- a CDS encoding ArsR/SmtB family transcription factor gives rise to the protein MEYKLTVDFAPIYECITSLNAFIGKQNHTAMDAGTPWVRLVQTQFAPVMLQRMKEVLKLTDNFSLSPYIWSCPGERTPEEFLHWFEDLSPGELYDIAGRFGQSVPANLAGLRDAAAEVIRVWNDSYFSSIDPAILEGLRQEAGARTAMLNGTNDMDVYEAATEGMRLYPSETLKRVIITPQYHARPLVISSQYDEFVFTSYSCDALPPGEGRPAAALLRLTRALSDETRLFILRQLTGRQMNFTEIVKAVKLSKSTIHYHLIALRAAGLVIVHTSGKSVSYSLRLEALDDLPGQIEDYLKG
- a CDS encoding MFS transporter, which produces MQKRSYYGLLSTVSLSAFGDAFGLLAMEWLVYDLTGSKVAMGALALSSMIPEQVLRLLGSPLSDRLPRVRFMACLAVLRLLALLLPLGMGLAGHLQLWQLFAAASLSGACSALFLPTAMAIIPGIAGTGKLMRAFAIIDGCKGAAALLGPALAGILTAASGALPALGVNAVCYMAAIAMLLWLPRMSKPAGPPAAVSVSGYLREVAEGFSFYRRFPAMLTIMMMAAVSNLSSTAIWTMMVPYVREVLHRDAAAVGTLSTVSAFGYLAGLGAISIMGEIKQRRAVMLGSLGLSGIVTMLWGFIPSYAFALFAVFAAGLMGPFFSSLSSSLHGRLVPGQLQGRVNSVRFLIGGSLSPIGALAAGTVAELYGVPVLLLAAGLLPALYAGVALRLPGLKALDGDLSVLEQRDRQRQEAALTGNVSV